One stretch of Desulfobaccales bacterium DNA includes these proteins:
- a CDS encoding (Fe-S)-binding protein, whose amino-acid sequence MPEGTLCNKQPVTTKEQLDALLADKTGKIYYEEMKHLDVDTEKLAETLQATCKSRIRTWLEICAHCGLCADSCFFYLANGKDPTQVPAYKIQSTLGEIVRKNGQVDNAHMRYCMDVAWGKCTCCNRCGTFCPYGIDMGVMFSYLRGLCFSQGFVPWELKIGSGMHRIFRAQMDVTPEDFVETCEWMCEEQQEEWPGLEIPVDKVGADILYTCNAREPKHYPEDIAEAAILFHIAGEDWTVPSEGWDQTSLTMFAGDWEGARLQVEGIYKAIERLKPKRVLGTECGHAHRATVIEGPYWVGREDGRPPVPYLHYTEWVAEALRTGKLKIDPAKRIKEPVTLQDSCNYIRNYGLKDVTREIMSYIVEPGYFVEMEPCKEYNFCCGGGGGLNGIGLYRQQRNIGFKVKRDQIKATGAKLVIAPCHNCWDAIRDMEEIYELGIRWSFLKPLLLKMVIVPEHLKPKEEGEEEEE is encoded by the coding sequence ATGCCGGAAGGAACCCTGTGCAACAAACAACCCGTCACCACCAAGGAGCAGCTGGACGCCCTCCTCGCGGACAAGACCGGCAAGATTTACTACGAGGAGATGAAGCACCTGGACGTGGACACGGAGAAGCTGGCGGAGACCCTCCAGGCCACCTGCAAGTCCCGGATCCGCACCTGGCTGGAGATCTGCGCCCACTGCGGCCTGTGTGCCGACAGCTGCTTCTTTTATCTGGCCAACGGCAAGGACCCGACGCAGGTCCCGGCCTACAAGATCCAGTCCACCCTGGGGGAGATCGTCCGCAAAAACGGCCAGGTGGACAATGCCCACATGCGCTACTGCATGGATGTGGCTTGGGGCAAATGCACCTGCTGCAACCGCTGCGGCACCTTCTGCCCCTACGGCATTGACATGGGGGTGATGTTCAGTTACCTCAGGGGTCTGTGCTTCTCCCAGGGGTTTGTGCCCTGGGAGCTCAAGATCGGCTCCGGCATGCACCGCATCTTCCGGGCCCAGATGGACGTCACCCCGGAGGACTTCGTGGAGACCTGCGAGTGGATGTGTGAGGAGCAGCAGGAGGAATGGCCCGGCCTGGAGATCCCGGTGGACAAGGTGGGGGCCGACATCCTCTACACCTGCAACGCCCGGGAGCCCAAGCACTACCCCGAGGACATCGCCGAGGCCGCCATCCTCTTCCACATCGCCGGCGAGGACTGGACGGTGCCCAGCGAGGGCTGGGATCAGACCTCGCTTACCATGTTCGCCGGCGACTGGGAGGGGGCCCGGCTGCAGGTGGAGGGCATCTACAAGGCCATTGAGCGCCTCAAGCCCAAGCGGGTGCTGGGGACCGAGTGCGGCCATGCCCATCGGGCCACGGTCATTGAAGGCCCCTACTGGGTGGGCCGGGAAGACGGCCGGCCGCCGGTGCCGTATCTCCATTACACCGAATGGGTGGCCGAGGCCCTGCGCACCGGCAAGCTGAAGATCGACCCGGCCAAGCGCATCAAAGAGCCCGTCACCCTGCAGGACTCCTGCAACTACATCCGCAACTATGGCTTGAAGGATGTCACCCGGGAGATCATGAGCTACATCGTGGAGCCCGGCTACTTCGTGGAGATGGAGCCTTGCAAGGAATACAACTTCTGCTGCGGCGGCGGCGGGGGCTTGAACGGCATCGGCCTTTACCGCCAGCAGCGGAACATCGGCTTCAAGGTGAAACGGGACCAGATCAAGGCCACCGGCGCCAAGCTGGTCATCGCGCCCTGCCATAACTGCTGGGACGCCATCCGGGACATGGAGGAGATCTACGAGCTGGGCATCCGCTGGAGCTTCCTCAAGCCCCTGCTCCTCAAGATGGTCATTGTCCCGGAGCACCTGAAGCCCAAGGAAGAAGGCGAGGAAGAGGAAGAGTAA
- a CDS encoding response regulator, giving the protein MERFKVLVVDDEDDFRETIVKRLRGRNLDTTGVASGEEALKVMAQESFDVVVLDVRMPGMDGIEALKEMKKRWPLTEVIMLTGHASVESGIQGMQLGAFDYVMKPVPLDELLDKMRQAYERKKIQEGKF; this is encoded by the coding sequence ATGGAAAGATTCAAGGTTCTGGTGGTGGATGATGAAGATGATTTCCGGGAGACCATCGTCAAGCGGCTCCGGGGCCGCAACCTGGACACCACCGGGGTTGCCAGCGGCGAAGAGGCGCTGAAAGTCATGGCTCAGGAGAGCTTCGATGTGGTGGTGCTGGATGTGCGCATGCCCGGCATGGACGGCATCGAGGCCTTGAAAGAAATGAAAAAGCGCTGGCCTTTGACCGAGGTCATCATGCTCACCGGCCACGCCTCGGTGGAGTCCGGCATCCAGGGCATGCAGTTGGGGGCCTTCGATTACGTCATGAAGCCGGTCCCCCTGGATGAACTGCTGGACAAGATGCGGCAGGCCTATGAGCGCAAGAAGATTCAGGAGGGGAAATTTTAA
- a CDS encoding diphosphate--fructose-6-phosphate 1-phosphotransferase, protein MTEVWRDLLSSESPFLRERREYRPPLCPALAAPAVTARPVPDISLEVLKAAREQLPFVSGNALVELLPQDAPLPPRPRRLGVVLSGGPAPGGHNVIAGLFDAAVRAHPETRVLGFLGGPKGIMVGKWVEITREMVEKHFNTGGFHMLGTGRDKIDTPEKLAQCRGTCAELHLDGLVVVGGDDSNTNAAFLAEHLREAGVQVIGIPKTIDGDLKVPGLVEVPFGFHSACLAFATEVGNLNADCTSDRKYWHFNRLMGRSASHIVLEVALQTHPNVVLIGEEIEEKELTIHNVVRLIADVVVERSRQGKDYGTVLIPEGILEFIHEINVLIIKISYIIAAYNREAHEEESFHKLSFEDQVQLIDNSDIWRDYDSRVFLGFPSLLQRGLLLPRDSHGNFPFAQVNTERILQEMVATYLRKQRAKGIYKGTFRTQNHYYGYDGRGTFPSKFDCDYGYNLGAAAFALLSQGLTGYMAGIRHLHRPVEDWQPVGVPLAALMHLEERAGRLELVIAKQKVDLESRAFRVLEEERAKWALEDDYRFPGPIQFHGAAADSKPLTLLFNSLER, encoded by the coding sequence ATGACCGAGGTCTGGCGTGACCTTTTATCTTCTGAGTCGCCTTTTTTACGGGAGCGCCGGGAGTACCGGCCCCCCTTATGTCCCGCCTTGGCAGCGCCGGCCGTGACCGCGAGGCCCGTCCCGGATATCTCCCTGGAGGTCCTCAAGGCGGCCCGGGAGCAGCTTCCCTTTGTCAGCGGCAATGCCCTCGTGGAGCTTTTGCCTCAGGACGCGCCGCTGCCTCCTCGCCCCCGCCGACTGGGGGTGGTGCTCTCCGGGGGCCCGGCCCCCGGTGGCCACAACGTCATTGCCGGCCTGTTTGACGCCGCCGTGCGGGCCCACCCCGAGACCCGGGTGCTGGGGTTTCTGGGCGGGCCCAAGGGCATCATGGTGGGCAAGTGGGTGGAGATCACCCGGGAGATGGTGGAGAAGCACTTCAACACCGGCGGCTTTCATATGCTGGGCACCGGCCGGGACAAGATCGACACCCCGGAGAAACTGGCCCAATGCCGGGGCACGTGCGCCGAGCTGCACCTGGACGGCCTGGTGGTGGTGGGCGGCGACGACTCCAATACCAATGCCGCCTTCCTGGCGGAGCACCTCCGGGAGGCGGGGGTCCAGGTCATCGGCATCCCCAAAACCATTGACGGCGACCTCAAGGTGCCGGGGCTGGTGGAGGTGCCCTTCGGGTTTCACTCCGCCTGCCTGGCCTTCGCCACCGAGGTGGGCAACCTCAACGCCGACTGCACCTCCGACCGCAAATATTGGCACTTCAACCGCCTCATGGGTCGCAGCGCCTCCCACATCGTGCTGGAGGTGGCCCTGCAGACCCACCCCAATGTGGTTCTCATCGGCGAAGAGATCGAGGAAAAGGAGCTCACCATCCACAACGTGGTGCGCCTCATTGCCGATGTGGTGGTGGAGCGCTCCCGCCAAGGCAAGGATTACGGCACCGTGCTCATCCCGGAGGGCATCCTCGAGTTCATTCACGAAATCAATGTGCTCATCATCAAGATCAGCTACATCATCGCCGCCTACAACCGGGAGGCTCATGAGGAGGAGTCCTTCCATAAGCTCTCCTTTGAGGACCAGGTGCAGCTCATCGACAACAGCGACATCTGGCGGGACTATGACAGCCGGGTGTTTTTGGGCTTTCCGTCGCTCTTGCAGCGGGGCCTGCTCTTGCCCCGGGACAGCCACGGCAACTTCCCCTTTGCCCAGGTGAACACCGAGCGCATCCTCCAGGAGATGGTGGCCACCTATCTCCGCAAGCAGCGGGCCAAGGGGATTTATAAGGGCACCTTCCGCACCCAGAACCACTACTACGGTTACGACGGCCGGGGCACCTTCCCCAGCAAGTTCGACTGCGACTACGGCTACAACCTGGGGGCGGCGGCCTTTGCGCTTCTCTCCCAGGGCCTCACCGGCTACATGGCGGGCATCCGCCACCTGCACCGGCCGGTGGAGGATTGGCAGCCGGTGGGTGTCCCCCTGGCGGCGCTTATGCACCTGGAAGAGCGGGCGGGCCGCCTGGAACTGGTTATTGCCAAGCAGAAGGTGGACCTGGAATCCCGGGCCTTCCGGGTGCTGGAGGAGGAGCGGGCCAAGTGGGCCCTTGAGGACGATTACCGCTTCCCCGGCCCCATCCAGTTCCACGGCGCCGCGGCGGACAGCAAGCCCCTGACCCTGCTCTTCAACAGTCTGGAAAGGTGA
- a CDS encoding 4Fe-4S dicluster domain-containing protein, producing the protein MQRRQFLGLLGATAATAVLGKPAQAGPKHFTGYPDSYGVLFDATRCIGCRRCEAGCNRVNHLPAPARPFDDLSVLDTKRRTDGRTFTVVNRYETAKGIVYRKNQCQHCLEPACASSCFVAAYDKTPQGAVTWNEKVCVGCRYCMIACPFDIPTFEYWDPLAPKIMKCHLCYPHITAGKLRVPGCVGACPTEALVYGRRADLIREARQRFHLFPGRYLDHIYGEHEMGGTNWLYISGVPFSQIGLREDLGVTPAPEFTSGALAAVPIIAAAWPALLLGIYAISQAKDKAARQEKREALKEALAKAKAECDAELAKVKAKAEADKKAAIEREVKKALEEAAKAQAAKEEGE; encoded by the coding sequence ATGCAACGACGTCAATTTCTTGGCCTGCTGGGTGCCACCGCCGCCACCGCGGTGCTGGGGAAGCCGGCCCAGGCCGGGCCGAAACACTTCACCGGCTATCCCGACAGCTACGGGGTGCTCTTCGACGCCACCCGCTGCATCGGCTGCCGGCGTTGCGAAGCCGGCTGCAACCGGGTGAATCATCTCCCCGCCCCGGCGAGGCCCTTTGATGATTTAAGCGTCCTCGACACCAAGCGGCGCACCGACGGCCGCACCTTCACGGTGGTGAACCGCTACGAGACCGCTAAGGGGATCGTCTACCGCAAGAATCAGTGCCAGCACTGCCTGGAGCCGGCCTGCGCCTCTTCGTGCTTTGTGGCGGCCTACGACAAAACCCCCCAGGGCGCGGTGACCTGGAATGAAAAGGTGTGCGTGGGCTGCCGCTATTGCATGATCGCCTGCCCCTTTGACATCCCTACCTTCGAGTACTGGGATCCGCTGGCTCCCAAGATCATGAAGTGCCATCTGTGCTATCCCCATATCACCGCCGGAAAGCTTCGGGTCCCGGGCTGCGTGGGGGCCTGCCCCACCGAGGCCTTGGTCTATGGCCGCCGGGCGGACCTCATCCGGGAGGCCCGCCAGCGCTTCCACCTCTTCCCGGGGCGCTACCTGGACCACATCTACGGCGAGCACGAGATGGGGGGCACCAACTGGCTCTACATCTCCGGCGTCCCCTTCAGCCAGATCGGCCTGCGGGAGGACCTGGGCGTCACCCCCGCGCCGGAATTCACCTCCGGCGCCCTGGCGGCCGTGCCCATCATCGCCGCGGCCTGGCCGGCCCTGCTCCTGGGGATTTATGCCATCTCCCAGGCCAAGGACAAGGCGGCCCGCCAGGAGAAGCGGGAGGCTCTCAAAGAGGCCCTGGCCAAGGCCAAGGCGGAGTGCGACGCCGAGCTGGCCAAGGTCAAGGCCAAGGCGGAAGCCGACAAAAAGGCCGCCATCGAGCGGGAAGTGAAGAAAGCTCTGGAAGAGGCCGCCAAAGCCCAGGCGGCCAAGGAAGAGGGCGAATAA
- a CDS encoding cytochrome c3 family protein produces MERATPLLRRAGLLLLAAAAFFVCAAAQGGESTPAAGKTPASPRTDRIIIDTLAAYGKLELPPVAYFHDKHTEALAKEKKDCSTCHLTENGRLSFAYRRTSATRPEEIQGIYHAGCIGCHMDMAAQNKKTGPLDGFCRSCHNAAPPPAKPLEAGLDKVLHYRHVASPDISAPKDKDNCGVCHHQADPQTAKLIYVKGKEDGCRTCHGKKAVGRVASLKTASHEQCVRCHLELGAKGVKKNGPYESCAACHSAAGQALIAKNNQAVLEKLPNGQVPRLMRGQPDAVLLAWLEKKAPAEPAARMNPVPFDHKAHEAYADSCRTCHHTGITSCTGCHTLLGDKAGAGVTYEQAMHSPTSRHSCIGCHAARTRQADCAGCHATMAKKDAPDGCRLCHQPLPKGTLPMQELASLTPEQRLAVAEVMLKSRPAQPAPLPAGQLPGKVIIRELSDQYEPVAFDHADHLAKLEKAVKGSRLAQYFHGEALTLCQGCHHNSPASMTPPRCSSCHARDFDPRQPTRPGLQAAYHGQCMSCHKEMQVKLAATACQECHAPKKK; encoded by the coding sequence ATGGAGCGAGCCACACCCTTGCTGCGCCGGGCCGGATTGCTGCTGTTGGCCGCGGCGGCCTTCTTTGTCTGCGCCGCCGCCCAGGGGGGTGAGAGCACCCCCGCCGCCGGCAAAACCCCGGCCTCCCCACGGACGGACCGCATCATCATCGACACCCTGGCAGCCTACGGCAAACTGGAGCTGCCGCCGGTGGCCTATTTCCATGACAAGCACACCGAGGCCCTGGCCAAGGAGAAGAAGGACTGCTCTACCTGCCACCTGACGGAGAATGGCCGCCTGTCCTTCGCCTACCGGCGCACCTCTGCCACCCGGCCGGAGGAGATCCAGGGCATCTATCACGCCGGCTGCATCGGCTGCCATATGGACATGGCGGCCCAAAACAAGAAAACCGGGCCCCTGGACGGCTTTTGCCGCTCCTGTCACAATGCCGCTCCCCCTCCGGCGAAGCCTCTCGAGGCCGGCCTGGACAAAGTGCTGCATTACCGGCACGTGGCCTCCCCGGACATCTCCGCCCCCAAAGACAAGGACAACTGCGGTGTGTGCCACCATCAGGCGGACCCCCAGACCGCAAAACTCATTTATGTCAAAGGGAAGGAAGACGGCTGCCGCACCTGCCATGGTAAGAAGGCCGTGGGCCGGGTGGCTTCATTAAAGACCGCCTCCCATGAGCAGTGCGTCCGCTGCCACCTGGAGCTGGGGGCCAAGGGGGTGAAGAAAAACGGCCCCTATGAGAGCTGCGCTGCCTGCCACAGCGCCGCCGGCCAGGCGCTGATTGCCAAAAACAATCAGGCCGTCCTGGAGAAGCTGCCCAACGGCCAGGTGCCGCGGCTCATGCGGGGCCAGCCCGATGCGGTGCTCCTGGCCTGGCTGGAGAAGAAGGCCCCCGCCGAGCCCGCCGCCCGCATGAACCCGGTGCCCTTTGATCACAAGGCCCACGAGGCCTACGCCGATTCCTGCCGGACCTGCCACCACACCGGCATCACTTCCTGCACCGGCTGCCACACCCTCCTGGGGGACAAGGCTGGCGCCGGGGTGACCTACGAGCAGGCCATGCACTCCCCCACCAGCCGCCACAGCTGCATCGGCTGCCACGCGGCCCGCACCCGCCAGGCCGACTGCGCCGGTTGCCACGCCACCATGGCCAAAAAGGACGCCCCGGACGGCTGCCGCCTCTGCCACCAGCCCCTCCCCAAGGGCACCCTGCCCATGCAGGAGCTGGCCAGCCTGACTCCGGAGCAGCGCCTGGCGGTGGCAGAGGTCATGCTGAAGAGCCGCCCGGCCCAGCCGGCGCCCCTCCCGGCCGGCCAGCTGCCCGGCAAGGTCATCATCCGGGAATTGAGCGACCAGTATGAGCCGGTGGCCTTTGACCATGCCGACCACCTGGCCAAGCTGGAAAAGGCGGTCAAGGGGAGCCGACTGGCCCAGTATTTCCACGGCGAGGCCTTGACCCTGTGCCAGGGCTGCCACCACAACAGCCCGGCCTCCATGACCCCGCCTCGCTGCAGCAGCTGCCATGCCCGGGACTTCGACCCCCGGCAGCCGACCCGTCCGGGGTTGCAGGCGGCCTATCACGGCCAGTGCATGAGCTGCCACAAAGAGATGCAGGTGAAACTGGCGGCCACCGCCTGCCAGGAGTGCCACGCGCCCAAGAAGAAATAA
- a CDS encoding ATP-binding protein translates to MDKGHLQKLRWEIVATIIGFSVVPLLLLGAVFYHEFSSSYHAKVRESLRTLVDNRRGALDLFLEERVSQLVTLAHTHTLETISEENYLNKVFNIMQARSRSYMDLGVIDEDGNHLAYVGPYYSLLKGVNYKGEEWFNAVMAQGIHISDVFLGFRKVPHFIIAVLVRERQRIWILRATIDSDIIENIVRAAWIGKKGDAFIINRENILQTSPRFSGTLLGPPATPDFSKAVGTLVEELSHAGEKSLYGAAPLSSHRRWVIVVQEDPAEQLSPLLSARLLGLVIGLFGIALIVTGAWFSSQAMMRELLEMERKKAASEHMAIQSSKMAALGKMAAGIAHEINNPLAVIGEKAGWIKDLLKEEDISKSPNFQEFADAVAKIEYHVLRAKKITHRLLSFGRRMEPVKEQVDVNQVLDETIDFLENEARYRSIDIQTDLAPDLPTITSDASQLQQVFLNIINNAIDAIGKNGLIQIKTRYMPKHAQIAIEISDNGPGIPKEYLDKIFDPFFTTKEVGKGTGLGLSISYSIVENLGGRMMVASQEGEGTTFTIYLPAK, encoded by the coding sequence ATGGACAAAGGTCACCTGCAGAAACTCCGGTGGGAGATCGTCGCCACCATCATCGGTTTTTCCGTGGTACCCCTGCTGCTGTTGGGGGCGGTGTTCTACCACGAATTCAGCTCCTCCTACCATGCTAAGGTGCGGGAGAGCCTGCGCACCCTGGTGGACAACCGCCGGGGGGCGCTGGACCTGTTTCTGGAGGAGCGGGTTTCCCAGCTGGTCACCCTGGCCCACACCCACACCCTGGAGACCATCAGTGAGGAGAATTATCTCAACAAGGTCTTCAACATCATGCAAGCCCGCTCCCGCTCTTACATGGACCTGGGGGTCATCGACGAGGACGGCAACCACCTGGCCTATGTGGGACCTTATTACAGTCTTCTCAAGGGGGTGAATTACAAAGGGGAGGAGTGGTTCAACGCCGTCATGGCCCAAGGCATCCACATCAGCGATGTCTTTCTGGGCTTCCGCAAGGTGCCTCACTTCATCATTGCGGTCTTGGTCCGGGAACGGCAACGCATCTGGATCCTGAGGGCCACCATCGACTCCGACATCATCGAAAACATTGTCCGGGCTGCCTGGATCGGCAAGAAGGGGGACGCCTTCATCATCAACCGGGAGAACATCCTGCAGACCTCCCCGCGGTTCAGCGGCACCCTTTTGGGCCCGCCCGCGACGCCGGACTTCTCCAAGGCCGTGGGCACCCTGGTGGAAGAGCTCAGCCACGCCGGGGAAAAATCCCTCTATGGGGCGGCACCCCTCTCCTCCCATCGCCGCTGGGTCATCGTGGTTCAGGAGGATCCCGCCGAACAGTTAAGCCCTCTTCTTAGCGCCCGCCTCCTGGGGCTGGTCATCGGCCTGTTTGGCATCGCCCTCATCGTCACCGGTGCCTGGTTCAGCAGCCAGGCCATGATGCGGGAACTCTTGGAGATGGAGCGCAAAAAAGCCGCCAGCGAGCATATGGCCATCCAAAGCAGCAAGATGGCGGCCTTGGGAAAGATGGCGGCCGGCATCGCCCACGAAATCAACAATCCCCTGGCGGTCATCGGGGAGAAGGCGGGCTGGATCAAGGACCTCCTCAAGGAGGAGGACATCTCCAAGAGCCCCAATTTCCAGGAATTCGCCGACGCGGTGGCCAAAATCGAGTATCATGTGCTCCGGGCCAAGAAAATCACCCATCGCCTCTTAAGTTTCGGGCGGCGCATGGAGCCGGTCAAAGAGCAGGTGGACGTCAACCAGGTGCTGGATGAGACCATCGACTTCCTGGAAAATGAGGCCCGTTATCGCTCCATTGACATCCAGACGGACCTGGCCCCGGATCTGCCCACCATTACCAGCGATGCCTCCCAGTTGCAGCAGGTGTTTTTGAACATCATCAACAATGCCATTGACGCCATCGGCAAAAACGGCCTCATTCAGATCAAGACCCGTTATATGCCCAAACATGCCCAGATCGCCATTGAAATCAGCGACAACGGTCCGGGCATTCCCAAGGAATATCTGGACAAAATCTTTGACCCCTTTTTCACCACCAAAGAGGTGGGCAAGGGCACGGGGTTGGGACTTTCCATCTCTTACAGCATCGTGGAGAATCTGGGGGGACGCATGATGGTGGCCAGCCAGGAGGGCGAGGGCACCACCTTCACCATCTACCTCCCGGCAAAATGA
- the hybB gene encoding Ni/Fe-hydrogenase cytochrome b subunit, translated as MSGEHAPSTPVAAERASLLTPFNIVTGLIVFVGLILTILRFTKGLAGVTNLSDNNPWGIWISFDLLCGVALAAGGYTTSAACYVFGLKRYHSAVRPAILTAFLGYALVVFALHYDVGRPWRLPYPIFYSPGPTSVLFEVGLCVFLYLNVLFLEWTPSALEWLGLKKWRNVMVKMTLALTIFGVVLSTMHQSSLGALFLIAPSKLHPLWYSSYLPVFFFISSIAAGLSMVIFEGTLSHRYLHDKMDDHYLSTHDQVHLGFARGAAVVLVIYFFLKLVGLALDNNWHYLLTGYGAMYSLELLGFVALPALMYAVGVREKNLKIIRWAAVITVLGIVLNRFNVSWFAFNWQLPAAERYFPSWMEVAVSIYIVTVGLLVFRFIATRMPIFYEHPDFKEAELEEEEPHEHETRPHPQSFGH; from the coding sequence ATGTCCGGCGAACATGCACCTTCCACCCCTGTGGCCGCGGAGCGCGCGTCCCTGCTGACGCCGTTCAATATCGTCACCGGCCTCATCGTCTTTGTGGGGTTGATCCTCACCATCCTGCGCTTCACCAAGGGCCTGGCCGGGGTCACCAACCTCTCGGACAACAACCCCTGGGGCATCTGGATCTCCTTTGACCTTTTGTGCGGCGTGGCCTTGGCCGCCGGCGGCTACACCACCTCCGCCGCCTGCTACGTCTTCGGCCTGAAGCGCTACCACTCGGCGGTCCGGCCCGCCATCCTGACGGCGTTTCTGGGCTACGCTCTGGTGGTCTTTGCCCTGCATTACGATGTGGGCCGCCCCTGGCGTCTGCCCTACCCTATCTTCTACTCCCCCGGCCCCACCTCGGTGCTCTTCGAAGTGGGCTTGTGCGTCTTTCTCTATCTCAACGTGCTCTTCCTCGAGTGGACCCCCAGCGCCCTGGAGTGGCTGGGCCTGAAGAAATGGCGCAACGTCATGGTGAAGATGACCCTGGCCCTCACCATCTTCGGGGTGGTCCTCTCCACCATGCACCAAAGCTCTTTGGGCGCCCTCTTTCTCATTGCGCCCTCCAAGCTGCACCCGCTGTGGTACTCCAGCTACCTGCCGGTCTTCTTCTTCATTTCCAGCATCGCCGCAGGGCTGTCCATGGTGATCTTTGAGGGGACCCTCTCCCACCGCTACCTCCATGACAAGATGGATGACCATTACCTTTCCACCCATGATCAGGTGCATCTGGGCTTCGCTCGGGGCGCCGCCGTGGTTCTGGTCATCTACTTCTTCCTCAAGCTGGTGGGCCTGGCCCTGGACAACAACTGGCACTACCTCCTCACCGGCTACGGCGCCATGTATTCCCTGGAGCTTTTGGGCTTTGTGGCCCTGCCGGCCCTGATGTATGCCGTGGGCGTGCGGGAGAAGAACCTGAAGATCATCCGCTGGGCGGCGGTCATCACTGTCCTGGGCATCGTCCTCAACCGCTTCAACGTCTCCTGGTTCGCCTTCAACTGGCAGCTGCCGGCGGCGGAGCGTTACTTCCCCAGCTGGATGGAAGTGGCGGTCTCCATTTACATCGTCACCGTGGGCCTGCTGGTCTTCCGCTTCATCGCCACCCGCATGCCCATCTTCTATGAGCATCCGGATTTCAAGGAGGCGGAGCTGGAGGAGGAGGAACCCCACGAACACGAGACCCGGCCGCATCCCCAGAGCTTCGGGCATTGA
- a CDS encoding MBL fold metallo-hydrolase, which translates to MQITFHGAAQTVTGSQHLLTLNGRRLLLDCGLYQGKRDESRERNRHLPFPVREVEATVLSHAHIDHSGNLPNLVKSGYDGPIYCTRATADLLGAMLLDSGRLQERDVEYVNKKRLQKGEPPVEPIYTEADATRALRQVVGLPYDRPHPILPGVTLTFLDAGHMLGSAIVVLEVEEGGRRRRLVFSGDLGRPGLPLLRDPAHPGRADILLVEGTYGDRRHPPLEESAAALREVIRATARRGGKVIIPAFAVERTQLLVLLLNRLYNQGDLPEIPVFVDSPLAVDVTQVFRSHPECFDEATLAELRQDPDRDVFGFRRLTYIREVEDSKALNLLAGPCVIISASGMCEAGRIQHHLKNTVEDHRHTILIVGWQAPNTLGRRLVEKQPVVRIFGEEYRLRAQVVTLNGFSGHADREDLLGWVKAFEAPPEQLFLVHGEPEALSSLAGALNQELGLSQVQIPAPHQTVAC; encoded by the coding sequence ATGCAGATCACCTTTCATGGCGCGGCCCAGACCGTGACCGGCTCTCAGCACCTGCTTACCCTCAACGGCCGCCGCCTGCTTCTGGACTGCGGCCTTTATCAGGGCAAGCGGGACGAATCCCGGGAGCGCAACCGGCACCTGCCTTTCCCGGTCCGGGAGGTGGAAGCCACGGTCCTCTCCCACGCCCACATCGACCACTCCGGCAATCTCCCCAACCTGGTAAAAAGCGGCTATGACGGCCCCATCTACTGCACCCGGGCCACCGCCGATCTTTTGGGCGCCATGCTCCTGGACAGCGGCCGCCTGCAGGAGCGGGATGTGGAGTACGTCAACAAGAAGCGGCTCCAAAAAGGGGAGCCCCCGGTGGAGCCCATCTACACCGAGGCCGATGCCACCCGGGCCCTCAGGCAGGTGGTGGGTCTCCCCTATGACCGGCCCCACCCCATCCTGCCGGGAGTCACTCTCACGTTTTTGGATGCCGGCCACATGCTGGGCTCCGCCATCGTGGTGCTGGAGGTGGAGGAGGGAGGAAGGCGACGCCGATTGGTGTTTTCCGGCGATCTGGGGCGCCCGGGGCTGCCTCTATTGCGGGACCCCGCCCATCCGGGGCGGGCGGATATCCTGCTTGTGGAGGGCACCTACGGCGACCGCCGCCACCCCCCCTTGGAAGAGTCCGCCGCGGCCTTAAGGGAGGTGATCCGGGCCACCGCCCGGCGGGGCGGCAAGGTCATCATTCCGGCCTTCGCGGTGGAGCGCACCCAGCTCCTGGTGCTGCTTCTCAACCGCCTCTACAATCAGGGCGACCTGCCGGAGATCCCCGTCTTTGTGGACAGTCCCCTGGCGGTGGACGTCACCCAGGTCTTCCGCAGCCACCCCGAATGCTTCGATGAGGCCACCCTGGCGGAACTCAGGCAGGACCCGGACCGGGACGTCTTCGGCTTCCGGCGGCTCACCTACATCCGGGAGGTGGAGGACTCCAAGGCCCTCAACCTCCTGGCCGGGCCCTGCGTCATCATCAGCGCCTCGGGGATGTGTGAGGCCGGCCGCATCCAGCACCACCTGAAAAACACCGTGGAGGATCACCGCCACACCATCCTCATCGTGGGTTGGCAGGCCCCCAACACCCTGGGCCGCCGCCTGGTGGAGAAGCAGCCGGTGGTGCGCATCTTCGGGGAGGAGTACCGCCTGCGGGCCCAGGTGGTGACCTTGAACGGCTTCAGCGGCCACGCCGACCGGGAGGATTTGCTGGGCTGGGTGAAGGCCTTCGAGGCACCCCCGGAGCAGTTGTTTTTGGTGCATGGCGAACCGGAGGCCTTGAGCAGCCTGGCCGGCGCCCTGAATCAGGAGCTGGGCCTCTCTCAGGTGCAGATCCCGGCCCCGCACCAGACAGTGGCTTGCTGA